CGAAGCGATCCCCTTCCGTCCCGGCGGCGCCGCCCCGAGCATCGCGCTGTTGTTGGGCGGGGAGAAGATCGCCACCCCCACTCCCGATACCACCAGTCCGATCACCGTGAGGAAAAGGGGGGATTCCCCGTCCATGGCCGAAAGGAGGAAGAGTCCCGCCGCCAGGACCGCCATGCCCGTCGTGGCGGGGCCGCGGGAGCCTACGCGGTCCGCGATCCTCCCGCTGACGGGAGCGGCGACGACCATGGAGAGGAACTGGGCCGACATGACGATGCCCGCCTTCGCCGCCGAAAGGCCCCGTCCCTGGATGAGATAGAAGGGGACCAGGAAGAGCACGCTCGCCATGCAGACGTAATTCACGAGGGCGCTCCCCACCGAAAAGGAAAAGAGGCGGCTCCGGAAGAGGGCCAGGTCCAGCATCGGGGAGTGCGCGGACATTTCCTGCCGCAGGAACAGGAACCCGAGGACGGCGCTTCCGGCGAAGGCGCAAAACGTCGGCGTCGAGAGCCACCCCCAGTCGTTCCCGCGGTTCAGGGCGAACTGCAAGGCGAGGAACGACGCGAGGAACAGGAAGGCACCGACCCGGTCGAACGTCTCATCCCGCGACGGCGGGTTTTTCTCCCCGGGGATGTGCCGCAGCCCGATCGCGAACGCGGCCAGGCCGATCGGGACGTTCATGAAGAAGATCGTCCGCCATCCCCATTGGTCCGTGAGCCACCCGCCCAGGGAAGGCCCCAGGGCGAGTCCGATGGACGTCATGGCGGCCTGGAGTCCCAGCGCCTGCCCGATCCGCGAGGGGTGCACGCTTCCGATGAGGATGGCGGGCGCGTTGGAGACCACGATGGCGGCCCCGATCCCCTGGAGGGCACGGGCGGCGATCAGCATCCCCACCGAAGGGGAGATCCCGCACAGGACCGACGCCGGGACGAAGACCACGAGCCCGGCGAGATAGACGGGCTTGTGTCCCCGGAGGTCCCCCAGGCGCCCGAAGGTGAGAAGCAGCGATCCCATGAGCAGCAGGTAGGTCGTCGACACCCACTGGATCACCTCGACGGGGACGTGATACGCCTCCCGGATCACGGGGAGCACGGTGTTGACCACGCTCGCGTCGAGGGCGGACATGCAGGTCCCAAGGCCCACGGACAGGAGCACCCGGATGCCCGCGGCGTCCTTTTCGTCGAAATGCCTCACGCGATCTTCCGGCGGAGCTTGGTGAGGATCTTCAGGTTGTGCATTGCAATAAAGAGTGTATATCGTTATTCCGGTTTCCCGCTCTCCTGGCCCTCCTTCTTCCCGATCTCCTTGCACTCCTTCTGGAGGCGCTCCAGCCCCTTCCGGAAGCTCTCGGCGTCGCCGTACTCGAAGAAGCGCGGGTAGAGGGCGTGGGCGTCGCGGATCCTCCGGGCGTGCTTGATCGGGCACCAGTACTGCTCGGTGCGCGCCGCGACCTCCCGGAACCACGCCGCGAGCCCGTTGGCGTAGGAGCAATAGGCGCAGTGGAGCTTCTCGAAGGCGTTCAGGTAGGGGAGATCCTCGCGGTCGAAGACCAGGTAGTCCCCCCGGCGGGCCTTCGGGATGCCGTAGGCCGGGAAGCAGATCGCCTGGTACAGGGAGACGAAGAGGTCCAGGAGGAGGAGAGGGACGATCCCCGCGTAGATGACCGGCGCCGTGAGGAGGACCAGCGGCCGGGATTCGCGGAGGTAGCGGGCGATCCCCACCTTCATCCGCCGGTGCTGGAGGATCAGTTCCTCGGCGAAGCGAACCCGCCTGGCCTCGATGGTGAAGCGGAACTCCTCCCGCTTCTTCCGGAATTCCGCTTGCAGTTCCTCTTCCAGCGTTCGAATGGCTTCGATCAGTTCATCGATCTTCTTATGGTTCATGCGGTCCTCCGTGGGATGGATTCTAGTACGGGGATCTCCCACGGGGACGATTATTCCGCCGTCAACGCTCCTTCCCGGCCTTCCACGGCAGCGGCAGGAGCAATGTGAGGAGGGCGCCGATCGCGGGCAGGACGTTGATGAGGTGCGTCGCGGCCGGGACGCCGTACCGGTCGGCCACCGCCCCGATCAGGGTGACGCCGACTCCGCCCGTTCCGATGGCGAACCCGGCGATGGCGCCCGAGGCCGTGGCCATCCGTTTCGGGAACAGCTCCTGGGCCATCACGATCGTGACCGAGAAGGTCGAGACGATGGTCCCGCCCAGGAGCGCGGCCGACGCGAAGACGAGCCAACCCGACGACCTCAGGAACAGGAAGATGAGGGGGATCTGCAGGGCGAGGGAGAAAAAGAGGAGCCTCCGGTGCCCGAACCGGTCCGCCAGCGGCCCCCCGATCACCGTGCCCACGGTGCCGGAGCCGAGGAAGAAGAAAAGAAGGGTGGCGACGTACGCCGGATCGCTTTTCAACTGCGCCTGGTAGAGGAAGGGGATGTAGGTGGCGAGCCCCAGCTGGATCCACGAGCGCAGCACCACGATCAGGATGATGAGCGACACTGCGTAGAGGGGGCGCTCCACTCCGCTCATCGCGTTCTTCCGCGGGGAGGAAGCTGCCGATTCGATCCGGCTCCGGATGGCCGGCAGGGCGGGGAGGAACAGGAAAGCGGCGACGGCGACCGGCAGGAGGAGGCCGGATGCCCCCGGGAGCCCGTACCTCGAGACGAGGAAGATCGCCGCCGGGGAGCCGATGGCGAAGCCGAGGTTCCCCCCCACGGAGAAGAGGGACATCCCCGTGGCCCTGCGCTCGGAGGCGATGCACGCGGTCGCCTTGAACCCCTCCGGATGGAACGCCGCGGTACCCAGCCCCGTGAACATGATGAACGCCACGAGGAAGCCGAACGACGGGGAGTACGGCACCAAGGCGATCCCGATGCCGGAGATCGCGCACCCCAGGGGCAGCAGGATGGGGAAGGGGCGCCGGTCCGTGATGTAGCCGAACAGCGGCTGGATCACGGACGATGTGAGATGCGCCGCCATCAGCAGCGTCCCCGTGACGGCGTACGACAGGCCGAACCGCTCCTTGAGGAACGGGAGGAGCGCGGGCAGGGCCCCCTGCACGATGTCCGTGCACATGTGCCCGAAGGAGAGGAGAAAGAGCAGGACGGCGGAGGAGGTCACCGGTACATCCCGTCCGCGATGTCGTCCGTCCCCAGCAGGAGCATTATGAGCCGGTCGACCCCCAACGCAGCCCCCGCGCAGGCGGGGAGGCCGAGGCGCAGCGCGGCGAGGAACTCCGGATCGACGGGGAGCGTCTCGCCGGTCGCCCGCCGGTGGCGATCGGCCAGGGCGAGCAGGCGGGCCTCCTGCTCCACCGGGTCGGTCAGCTCCTCGTACCCGTTCACGAGTTCGACGCCGGCGATGAAGCCCTCGAACCGCTCCGACACCTCGGGGCGTCCGGGCCGGCGGCGGGCCATCGCGGCGAGGGACGCGGGATACCCCGTGAGGAAACAGGCGCCGCGTTCGACGAGCGCGGGTTCGATCCCGTCAAGGCAGGCACGGAAGAAGAGGTCCTCCCACGATTCCTCCGCTCCCGGCCGCGCCCCCCGGCGGGTGAGCGCCTCGCGGAGTCCCCGTTCCTCCGTCATGCCGCAGCCGAACCGCTCCCGGAAGGCGTCATCGAGCTCCCACCGCCCCCACGGCCCGTCGACCGGAATCTCCCTCCCTTCGCGGCGGACCGACGGCCCGTCGCTCACGGACCGGGCCAGCGTCCGGACCAGCTCCTCGACGTCGCGCATCACCGTTTCCGCGTTGCCGCCCACCCGGTACCATTCGAGCATCGTGAACTCGGGGGAATGGAGCGGCGATCCCTCGCGGTCCCGGAACACCTTCCCGAGAAAAAAGATGTCGCCCGACCCGGCGGCGAGCAGCTTCTTCATCGCCGGTTCGGGGGAGGTGTGGAGGTGGAACCGCACCTCCTTGCCGGAGGCGTCGGCGATCTTCACCGGATAGATGTTCGGGTCGATGTTCGGATACGCCTGCGCGATCGGCGGATCCACTTCGAGGAAATCCCGCTCGCGGAAGAAGCCGCGGATCCTCTCGAGGATCGCGGCCCGCGCCCGCAACGCCTGCCACGACATCTCGCCGGCCGCGAGCCGCCGCCACGTCTCCTTCCGTCCGTAATCCATGACCCAGTATCACACATGCAGGCGCCTTCGGCCTACACGGTCCGGGTGTCGAGCACCTCCCGCACCTTCCGCGAGATGAGGGAGGGGGTGACCGGCTTCTGGAGGAAGCTGGCGCGATCGCCCATGTCATGGAACCGCTCGATCGCCTCCTCGGAATGTCCGGACATGCAGATCACCTTCATCGCCGGCCGCGACGGCATGAGCTGCCGCGCCAGCTCCATCCCGTTGATTCCGGGCATGACGAGGTCGGTGAGCAGCAGGTCGATCGTTCCCTCGTGCAGCTCCGCGGCGGTGATCGCCTCGCTGCCGTTGCAGGCCGACAGGATCGTGTAGCCTTCCTGTTCCAATCCCTCCGTGACGAGCTCCCGGACCGACATCTCGTCCTCGACGACGAGGACGGTCTCTCCACCGCCCGGCGCCGCGGGGAGTTCCGCCGCGACCGTCGCGGGGCCCTCCGTCCCTGCCGGCCCCTTGTCCGCGTGGAAATAGATTTCGAACGTCGATCCGCTTCCCGGTTCGCTCCGCAAGCGGATATGCCCCCCGGTCTGCATCACGATGCCGTGCACCATCGACAGTCCGAGCCCGGTGCCCTTTCCCTTCTCCTTCGTGGTGAAGAACGGTTCGAAGATCTGCGACCGCGTCTCCGCGTCCATCCCGCATCCCGTGTCCGCGATCTCGATCCGGACGTACCGTCCCGCGGGGATCGAGACCCCGTCCCGGTCGTCCGGCGCATCGAAAGACACGTTGGCGGTGGAGAGGGAGAGCCTGCCCCCGGACGGCATGGCATCCCGGGCGTTGACGGCGAGGTTCAGGACCACCTGTTCGACCTGGTGCGGATCGGCCGTCACGGTCCAGAGCCCCGCGCTGAGGGTGGTCGAAAGGTCGATGTCCTCCCCGATCAGCCGTTTCAGCATCGCACCGAGGCTGGATACGACCTCGTTGATCCGGACCGTCTGCAGTTTCATCACCTGCTTCCGGCTGAACGCAAGAAGCTGGCGGGTGAGCGACGCCGCCCGGTCCCCGGCTTTCCGGATCTCTCCGATCTCCCGCCGCGCCGGATCGTTGTCCCCCAGCCGCCGCAGGAGCACCTCGCTGTACCCGTTGATGACCGTCAGCAGGTTGTTGAAATCGTGGGCCACGCCGCCCGCGAGCCGCCCGACCGCTTCCATCTTCTGCGCCTGGCGCAACTGCTCCCCGCTTCGCCGCAGCTCGTTCTCGGCCTTCTCCCGGGCGAAGATGTGGGTGCGGATCGCCTCCACCATCCGGGCGAAGGCCGTCTCGAGGGTATGGATCTCGTTGCCGTCCGTGTTTACCGGAAGATCGGCGCCGGTGAACTCCCGGACGATTTCCTGCGTCTCCCGCTGCAGTTTCTTCAGCGGGCGGACGAGCATGTACGTCGCCCCGACGCCGAGGAACAGGACGACGGCGAGCAGCAGGGCTCCCGTCTTGACCAGTTTCATCCGGTTCCGGAGCAGCATCCCGTGGACGATTCCCATGTCGGTATCGATGATCAGGCAGAACGTCTCGTCGACGACCTTGATGGGCGTGTACTGCGTCGCCTTGTACCCCTCGAGGTTCATGCGGAAGATCGGGACCTGCTCGAGGAGGCTGTAGCGGATGAGGGACGGATCGGGGGGGAAGATGTCTTTCCTGCCCGTGCCGGACAGCACCCCGTTCAGGTTCGCGAACGATATCTTCGCGCCCGTTTCGTTGGAGATCTTCGATGCGAAGGAATCGTCGAGCCGGGTTCCCAGGATCAGGACCCCGGAGACCTGTTTCCCCACCCGGACAGGAGCCAGTGCGCGTATCGCCCATCCCTTCGGCCCCTCGGACGCCCCGGTGACGTCGGTCCCCATGACCGCCTCCTCGAAACCCCACACCATGTGCATGTCTCCCCGCTTCAGCGGCTCGTTCGCGCGGTACAGGACGACGCCGTCCGTATCCGTCACGAGGCAGATCTGGGTGTCGAGCCGCCAGTAGAGATCGTCCATGGCGGACTTGAGGAGGCGGATGTCCCCTCCCGTGCGATGGTACCGGGCAAGGCCCGCCACGATCCCGCCATCCGTCTTCAGGATGCCCGACAGGGTGGAGAGTTTCCGGACCTCGGAGTCGATGATGGACTTGGTGGCGAACCGGATGCTGTTCGCCTTGTCCTTTTCCCTCTCTTCCAGGGCGGTGTAGAAGACCCGGTCGTTGATGAAATACCCGATCATCAACATCCCGACGGCGACGACCAGGAGGAGTGCGATCACCGGGATCGCAAGGCTGTTTTTCCAGCGCAAGCGGGAGCTACCTTTCCGCAGGTGAAAGCCCGCAGTCGGACAACGCATCCCTTCCGGCCCGGGAGAACAGGAAGTCGAGGAAATCGCTTGCCTCCCGGGTAAGCGTGTCTTCCCGGTAGACGAGAGCGTATTCGACCACGACCGGGTACCTTCCGGAGGAGATGCTCTCTTTCGTCGGGGCGATCCCGTCGATCGCGAGCGGAGTGACCGCGGCGCTCGTCGCGCCGAGGGACGTCATCGTCGCGAAGCCGATGGAGTTCCGGTACTTCTGGAGCATGTCCACCATTTCCAGGTCACGGTAGAGGATCTTGCCGTGGGTCGTGAACCGCAGGTCCCGGATCTCCGGGTAGTGCGACATCAGGGCCCGGAGGCTGGCGTCGCCCTGTTCGCGGATAAGGACCCGGATGGGGCCTTTCCCCGCGGCCAGTTCTTCCCAACGGGTCACCTTTCCCGAGAAGATATCCACGATCTGCCGGATCGTGAAGCCGCGGGCACGTACCCCGGATCCCACGGCGAAGACGGCCGCGTCCCTCGCGAAGGCGCGATACGTCAGTTTCTTCGCGGCTTCTTCCCGCGTCAGCGGCCGCGATACCCTCGCGAGAACCGCTTTGCCGGTGATGACCTGGCGGATCCCCCCCTCGGAATGGATGCTCGGGGGGATGGCGACGCGGGCCATCGGACGCGCACGTTCATACGCCGCCGCCACGCTTTTCAGCACCGGCTCGCAGGCGCCGGTTCCGGGGATCGAGAGGTTCCCGGCATCGCTCCCGGATGGCAGGCCGCAAAGGACTCCCGCGACGAGCAGGCAAACGATCCATGTCGTGCGCATGCATCCTCCTGGCCGCACTGCCCCACCCCGTTATTCGTTTTCGGATTCCCGGCGAAAAACTTCAGGGGAATCGTGCTTCCCCGCGAAGCCTTACGGAATGGACGGCGGACGGAAGACCGGCATCCCGCCCGAAAGCCCCGTGGAGAGAAATTCCCGGAGGGACTCCTTTTCTTCCCTCGACAGCCCGAGCGGCCGGAGCATCGGCGATTTCCCCGGGTCATCGCCTCCGCCGCGGTCGTAGAAGTCGATCACTTCGCCGAGGGTACCGATGGCGCCGTTGTGCATGTAGGGGGAGGTCGCCGCCACTTCCCGCAGCGGAGGGGTGGCGAACGCTTTCCGGTCGGCCGGACGTTTCGTAACCAGGAACCGCCCGGGGTCCCCGCGGAGCGTCCGGTACTCCGGGAATCCCGACACCTTTGCGACGAACCGGGCAGTCGCGAGGACCCGCGGGTCCTCCTCCGTCCTCGGGTCCTCCGGCACGCCGAGGCGGTGGAACATCCCGTCCTCGAGGCCCGGGCCGTTGTGGCACGCGGCGCAGCCGGCCTTGCCGACGAACAGGTCGTACCCTGCCCGCTGCGCGGCGGTGAACGCGGCTCCATCTCCGCGGAGGAACCGATCGAGCGGGGTGTCGCGGGAGAGGAGGGTGCGCTCGAAGGCGGCGATCGCCATCGCCACGCGCTGCCGGGTGATCTCCCCGCCGAAGACGGCCTGGAACGCATCCACATAGGCGGGGACGGTCTTCAGCGCCTCCTCCAGGTAATCGAGGTTCCGGTTCATCTCGAAGGGGCTCATCATCGGGAAGAGAGCCTGCTCCTCGAGGGAAGTCGCCCGCCCGTCGCGGAACAGCGTCTTCCGGTACGCGGAGTTCACGAGCCCGGGGGAGTTCCTCCAGTTCCTCGTGGTCGGGTAAGAGAGGGAGACCGGAAGCGCGTCCGCGAAGCCGCTCTCCGGGTCGTGGCAGGTGGCGCAGCTCATCGTCCCGTCTCCCGACAGGCGCCGGTCGAAGAAAAGCGTCTTCCCGAGCTCGACCTTCTCCGGGGTGGTCGGGTTCTCCGGGGGGGACGGCGGGGGCGGAAGCGGCGCGAGCGCGGGCGGCGAAACGGGTTCCGCCGCGATGGCCATGGATGGCCATGTGCCGAGGCGGGCAAGGAGCGCGAAGAGAAGAAGGGCGGTGCGCGGGCTGCTCACCGTTCCTTCCCACCCGCCCCGGCGGTCTTGAGCTCCCTGTCGATGACCGCCCTGTACGACTCGAGCGGCCGGTCCCCGATGAGCTTCACCCCGTTGATGAAGATCGTGGGCGTGTTGTACAGGTCGAGCGCCTCCCCGAGTTTCACGTCCCGGTCGATCTCCTTCTCATGCCGCATTTCGTCGAGATCCTTCGTGAACCTGACGGCGTCGAGCTTGAGTTCCTTCGCGATGTCGACCAGGGACGCGCGGTCCAGCCTCGGCGACCGGTCGAGCAGGAGGAGGTGCATCTCCCGGAACTTCCCCTGGTCGCGCGCAGCGAGCGACGCCTCCGCGGCGATGCGCGAATAGTCCCGGTACCGGTACGGCAGGTGTTTCACCACGAGGCGGACGTTGCCGCCGTACTCCTTGAGGATCCTCTCGACGGTCGGACCGACCGCCTTGCAGTGCGGTCACTGGTAGTCGAGGAATTCGACGATCGTCACCGGGGCGTTCGCGGGACCGATCGATGGGGAGTCGCCGGCCGGCACGACGTACCGGACTTCGGCGGCCCCCGCCGGGAACGCGGCAAGCAGCGACAGGACGATCCATAAGGCCGGACGTTGCGTACACGATCCCATGGTCCCTCCTCGGTGCGACACCGTATTTATGAAACGCGACACTCAGTGTTGGTAGAGCAGGAGGACGTCGACCTTCTCGCCGGCGGCGAAAGCCGTGCTCTCCCGGGGGAGGACGGCGATCCCGTCGGCGAGCACGAGCGTGCGAAGGATTCCGGTGTTCTGGTCCCCGGCATTCCGCGCGACGTACCCGTCCTCTCCCGATTCGACCATCACACGGAGGAATTGCGTTTTTCCGGGTTTCTTTTCGACGGCCTCCGCAAGGGTCGCCTTCACCGTCTTCTTCACCGGGTCGTGCGATCCCGACATCTTCCGCAGGGCCGGGCGGACGAACACCTCGAACGTGATCAGGCTGGACACCGGGTTGCCGGGGAGGGAGAAGACGGGTTTGCCGCCCGCGACGGCGAACGCCGTCGGACCGCCGGGCTTGACGAGCGCCTTCCAGAAAACGTTTTCCACGCCGAGTTCGGCGAGGACGTCCCGCACCAGGTCGCGGTCTCCGGCGGACACTCCGGCGGAGGTGACGAGGACGTCGGCGGCAAGCCCCGCGGAGAGTTTCCCGCGCAGGTTCTCCCGGTCGTCCCGGGCGATCCCCAGGAGGACCGGATCTCCCCCCGCCTCCACGACCGCTGCGGCGAGGGCGTGGGAATTGCTGTTGACGATCTTTCCGTGGTCGAGCGGTTCTCCCGGTTCCACCAGTTCGTCGCCCGTGGAGAGTATGGCGACGCGCGGCTTCCGGTACACCGGCACCATCGCCAGGCCGAAGGATGCCAGCAGGCCGATCTGCGGGGGGCGCAATACCGTACCCTCGGGGATGACCTGCGCTCCGGCGCGGACGTCCTCTCCCCGGAAGCGGATGTGCCGGCGCGGCCGGACCGGGGCAGGGACGCGGACCGAACCGTCGCGCTCCTCCGCCTCCTCGAACGGGACGACGGCGTCGCACCCCTCGGGGATGGGCGAGCCGGTCATGATCCGGACGGCGCCCCCGGGGGGTACCGCACCCGCCCCCGGCCCGCCGGCGGCCTGGTATCCCGCGACCGTGAGCACGGACTCCCCGCGGCAATCCGCGGAGCGCACTGCGTAGCCGTCCATCGCCGAGTTGTCCCAGGGCGGAAGGTCCCACGACGCGCGCACCTCGCCCGCGAGCGAACGGCCCGCCGCGGCGTCCAGCGGGACCCGCTCTACGCCCAACGGGGAGACGCGATCGAGGATCGCCTCCCGCGCTTCTTCATATTTCAGCATCCGAATGTCCACCCTGTCCGAGGTTCGACCGTTTTCCGGATCGTGATCGTCAATTCTACTACACTGCGGCCGGTTGGTCCCGCGCGAGGAAAAGGCCCCGCAGTATTATCAATAAACAAACTCCGGTTGTTTTCTTTCAAAGATAAGTCGTTATGTATCAAGAGTATATAACGAATAGGTCTTTTGAAATTCGTTCCTGTTTTCTCGTTGAACTATTTAGAACATTTTTATAAGATCTGCCTACCACCGATCGATCGAAGGAGGTGCACCGGATGGCGATATCACGCAGGGAGTTCTTCAAGACCTCGGGGGCGGGGCTGGCCGCGGGACTGCTCGGCTTCTCCCTCGACCCCGTGGAGGCGAAGGCCGGGGAGTTCAGCCTCCGCTACGCGAAGGAGACGACGACCATCTGCCCCTACTGCGCGGTCGGGTGCGGGATGATCGTCCACACGCTCGGCGGGAACCTCGTCAACGTGGAAGGCGACCCCGACCACCCGATCAACGAGGGATCCCTCTGCCCGAAGGGCTCCTCGATCCTTCAACTCCGGGACAACAAGGCCCGCGTGACGAAGCCGCTGTACCGGGCCCCCGGAGCGAAGGAGTGGAAGACGGTCGACTGGGACTGGGCCCTCGGCGAGATCGCGAAGAAGGTCAAGAAGACCCGGGACGCCACCTTCGTCGCGAAGAGCCGCATCAAGGTGAAGGAGAAGGTCGGGGACAAGGAGATCGAAAAAGAGGTCGAGGCCGTCGTCAACCGGACGAACGGGATCGCCCACGTCGGGAGCGCCGCGCTGGACAACGAGGAGTGCTACCTCCTCCAGAAATTCCTTAGGGGGTTGGGGCTGGTCGCCATCGAGCACCAGGCACGAATATGACACAGCGCCACTGTAGCGGCTCTGGGAGAGTCGTTCGGACGAGGCGCGATGACGAATCACTGGATCGACGTGAAGAATGCCGACGTGGTCCTCATCATGGGGGCAAACCCGGCGGAAAACCATCCGATCGCCTTCCGCTGGATCCTGCGGGCGAAGGATAACGGCGCCAAGATCATCTGCGTGGACCCGCGCTTCACCCGGAGCGCGTCGAAGGCCGACATCTACGCCCCGTTGCGGCCCGGGACCGACATCGCCTTCCTCGGCGGGATGATCCGCCACATCCTCGAGAACAGGCTGTACCAGGAGGAGTCGGTCCGCAACTACACGAACGCTTCCTACCTCGTGAACCCGGACTTCCGGATGCCCGGAGACCTGCAAGGCCTCTTCTCCGGGTACGACGCGAAGAAGAGGGCGTACGACCCGAAGTCGTGGGCGTTCCAGAAGGACGCGGACGAAAAGGTCAGGAAGGATCCGACCCTCAAGGATCCGAACTGCGTCTTCCAACTGATGCGGAAGCAGTACTCCCGCTACACGCCGGAGATGGTCTCCAGCATCACCGGAACGCCGAAGGAGACGCTCCTCGCGGTCTACGAGACGTACGGCGCCACCGGGAAGCCCGACAAGGCGGGGACCGAGCTGTACGCGATGGGATGGACGCAGCACACGGTGGGGACGCAGAACATCCGCGCCATGACCATCGTCCAGATGCTCCTCGGCAACATGGGGGTGGCCGGCGGCGGGATCAACGCCCTGCGCGGCGAGAGCAACGTGCAAGGCTCCACCGACCACGGGCTCCTCTTCCACCTCCTCCCGGGGTACCTGCCGGTCCCCTCGGCGGAGTTGCCCACCCTCGAGAAGTACATCGAAAAATATACGCCGAAGACGAAGGACCCGGCGAGCGCCAACTGGTGGGGGAACCGGAACAAGTACATCACGAGCTACCTGAAGGCGATCTACGGCGCCAAGGCGACGAAGCAGAACGACTTCGGCTACGCGTGGCTTCCCAAGACCGACCCCGGGATGAACGCGTCGTGGCTGATGATCTTCGACAACATGTCCCGCGGGAAGTACAAGGGGTTCTTCGCCTGGGGGCAGAATCCGGCCTGCTCCGGCACCAACGCGGGGAAGGTGCGAAAGGCGCTTTCCACGCTCGACTGGATGGTGACGGTGAACCTGTTCGACAACGAGACGGCGTCGTTCTGGAAGGGGCCGGGGCTGGACCCGGCGAAGGTGAACACGGAGGTCTTCTTCCTCCCCGCGGCCGCTTCGTTCGAGAAGGAGGGGAGCGTCACCAACTCGTCGAGGATGGGGCAGTGGCGGACCGCGGCGGTCCGCCCCCTCGGCCAGTCGAAGCCCGACGCCGAGATCATGAACGACCTCTTCTTCCGGCTCAAGGCGCT
This region of bacterium genomic DNA includes:
- the fdnG gene encoding formate dehydrogenase-N subunit alpha; the encoded protein is MAISRREFFKTSGAGLAAGLLGFSLDPVEAKAGEFSLRYAKETTTICPYCAVGCGMIVHTLGGNLVNVEGDPDHPINEGSLCPKGSSILQLRDNKARVTKPLYRAPGAKEWKTVDWDWALGEIAKKVKKTRDATFVAKSRIKVKEKVGDKEIEKEVEAVVNRTNGIAHVGSAALDNEECYLLQKFLRGLGLVAIEHQARIUHSATVAALGESFGRGAMTNHWIDVKNADVVLIMGANPAENHPIAFRWILRAKDNGAKIICVDPRFTRSASKADIYAPLRPGTDIAFLGGMIRHILENRLYQEESVRNYTNASYLVNPDFRMPGDLQGLFSGYDAKKRAYDPKSWAFQKDADEKVRKDPTLKDPNCVFQLMRKQYSRYTPEMVSSITGTPKETLLAVYETYGATGKPDKAGTELYAMGWTQHTVGTQNIRAMTIVQMLLGNMGVAGGGINALRGESNVQGSTDHGLLFHLLPGYLPVPSAELPTLEKYIEKYTPKTKDPASANWWGNRNKYITSYLKAIYGAKATKQNDFGYAWLPKTDPGMNASWLMIFDNMSRGKYKGFFAWGQNPACSGTNAGKVRKALSTLDWMVTVNLFDNETASFWKGPGLDPAKVNTEVFFLPAAASFEKEGSVTNSSRMGQWRTAAVRPLGQSKPDAEIMNDLFFRLKALYAKEGGAFPDPLLNLTWNYGFKRADGTVRSVDIHAVAKEINGYFLDNVEEKPKPGQPAPKEKKLVGKKGELAAGFAQLQADGTTSCGNWLYCQSYNEKGNMMARRVKKDPTGLGLFPEWAWAWPVNRRILYNRASVDLSGKPYNVKKAVIYWNANAVLPDGKLGKWEGDVPDGPWPPMGDAKEGKKPYIMRADGVAAIFGPGMKEGPFPEHYEPLECPLQENLLSKQRVNPAAKMFSDGGLPEDVYATCDTRYPYVATTYRVTEHWQTGVLSRNVPWLLELQPRQFVEMGLDLAKEKKIRNGDMVEVSSARGKIEAVAVVTPRFRPFKVAGSTVHGVGLPWCFGWFTPGVGDSANLLTPTAGDANTMIPETKAFMVNITAKG